CCGCGTTGAAGTAGTGGCTCTGCCGCTCGGTGCGCGGCGCGTAGATCACGCCCACCGCCCGCTCCAGCCGCGGCTCACCGAAGACCCGGCTCAATTCCTCGCGCCCGCGGAAGGTCAGCAGGAACGCGGGGAGGCCCGTGCGATGGAAGAGGCCCGAGTAGCTTTCCGGCAGCGCGGGGTTCAGCCGGCGCAGGCGGCCGGGCGCGTCCCACTCCTCCGCGGCCAACACCGTTCCAGCGTAGGTGGTGAAGCCGACCAGGAACGAGCGTTCCGCGTACGCCTGCCGCATCAGCTGGCCCACGTTCAGCTCGCCCCCGGTGCCCATCTCCGTCATCCGCGCGTCGCCGCTGTGCGTGTTGTGCGCCCACACCACCACCTTGGGCGTCTTGCCCTGCGCCTCCAGGTGGGTGACGATGGATTCCAGCGTCTGCGCCATGTGCCGGTCGCGCTGGTTCCACGACGTGGGCCCGCCCTCGAACATCACCCGATAGTATTCCTCTGCGTTCCGGACGACGCGCGCATGCTGCATGGCCGAGAACAGCTCGTCGTCCGTGCGCGTGTCGGCGGCCACGTGCGGATGGGCCCCGTAGCGCTCCTCCATCTCCGCCGCCTGCGCCACGGCCTGCTCGCGGCAGAGCGGACGGCCGGCGGTGTTGGCGGCCATCCCGTACTCCTGCGGGTTCGGCCGATGGCGGGACAAGCACGCGTACCGCTGCCGGGCGCGCGCCGCCGCGGTCCGGTCCGTCCGCGCCAGGAAGGAGATCACCGAGTCGGCGGACTCGTAGAAGCTGTAGACATCCAGGCCGTAGAAGGACACCCGCTGGGCCGCGGGCTGCGCCTGGTTGTGGGTGCGCAG
The Longimicrobium sp. genome window above contains:
- a CDS encoding erythromycin esterase family protein, translated to YRERARITQRLIRDKGFTAIAIEGEWPDAMRVDRFIHGEPGAATPEQALAGFVSGFPEWMWANTDIRDLAAWLRTHNQAQPAAQRVSFYGLDVYSFYESADSVISFLARTDRTAAARARQRYACLSRHRPNPQEYGMAANTAGRPLCREQAVAQAAEMEERYGAHPHVAADTRTDDELFSAMQHARVVRNAEEYYRVMFEGGPTSWNQRDRHMAQTLESIVTHLEAQGKTPKVVVWAHNTHSGDARMTEMGTGGELNVGQLMRQAYAERSFLVGFTTYAGTVLAAEEWDAPGRLRRLNPALPESYSGLFHRTGLPAFLLTFRGREELSRVFGEPRLERAVGVIYAPRTERQSHYFNAVMSKQFDAVIHVDSTTAVTPLRIR